One segment of Dolichospermum sp. DET69 DNA contains the following:
- a CDS encoding DUF1273 family protein — protein MMKYIAQTIEAHGVSVEETRYEPEYPELYSQKIACFTGHRKIPDITKQINIAIDLALDMGINHFFVGMALGSDQLAAKVLMSRNLPWTAVIPCADQSELWSLQHRKESERLLRYTENQVIIKPNYTADCMHIRNRYMIDHSDLCIAIYDGRFTGGAFKTYCMAVKKFMPVIKVHPRTKEVSIYQPPKPNHTQFSLF, from the coding sequence ATGATGAAATATATTGCTCAAACAATTGAAGCTCATGGTGTATCTGTTGAAGAAACCAGATATGAGCCAGAATACCCAGAACTATATTCTCAGAAAATTGCTTGCTTTACAGGTCATAGAAAAATTCCTGATATCACCAAACAAATCAATATAGCAATTGACTTAGCTTTAGACATGGGGATAAATCATTTTTTTGTTGGTATGGCTTTAGGTTCAGATCAATTAGCTGCAAAGGTTTTAATGAGTAGAAATTTACCTTGGACGGCTGTAATCCCTTGCGCTGATCAATCAGAATTGTGGAGTTTGCAGCACAGGAAAGAAAGCGAGCGCCTTCTCAGATATACAGAAAATCAAGTAATTATCAAACCCAACTATACCGCAGATTGTATGCACATCAGAAATAGATACATGATTGATCATTCTGATTTGTGTATTGCAATTTATGACGGAAGATTTACAGGTGGAGCTTTCAAAACTTATTGCATGGCAGTTAAGAAGTTTATGCCTGTGATTAAAGTGCATCCACGAACTAAAGAAGTCTCGATTTATCAACCACCAAAACCAAATCATACTCAATTCAGTTTGTTTTAA
- a CDS encoding alpha-ketoglutarate-dependent dioxygenase AlkB yields MLHLQQYLSESQQQEILQHCREIGKKSPLFSPTMKNGSPFNYQMTNCGKVGWISDQNGYRYDDKHPVTNKPWQPIPGVIRNLVKSLAAEVGDYNYKPETCLINYYTQSSKLGLHQDNTEVNQKSPIISISLGDDGIFLIGGKRRKDPTKEIILKSGDILILHGESRMFYHGIKGIILGTSNLLKSGGRLNLTIRQVY; encoded by the coding sequence ATGCTACATCTACAACAATATCTTTCCGAATCTCAACAACAAGAAATTTTACAACATTGTAGAGAAATTGGTAAAAAATCCCCTCTTTTCAGTCCGACAATGAAAAATGGCTCTCCCTTTAATTATCAAATGACCAATTGTGGTAAAGTTGGCTGGATTTCTGACCAAAATGGTTATCGGTATGATGATAAACATCCTGTAACTAATAAACCTTGGCAGCCAATTCCAGGAGTTATCAGAAATTTAGTTAAATCTCTAGCAGCAGAAGTTGGAGATTATAACTATAAACCTGAGACTTGTTTGATTAATTATTATACTCAGAGTAGTAAATTAGGACTTCATCAAGATAACACTGAAGTTAATCAAAAATCACCAATCATTAGTATTAGTTTAGGTGATGATGGAATCTTTCTCATAGGTGGTAAACGTAGAAAAGATCCTACCAAAGAGATTATCTTAAAAAGTGGCGATATCTTGATTTTACATGGCGAATCTAGGATGTTTTATCATGGCATTAAAGGCATAATTCTTGGTACATCTAATCTTCTTAAATCTGGAGGAAGATTAAATTTGACTATCAGACAAGTTTATTAA
- a CDS encoding DUF5131 family protein, translating into MSKDSNIEWTGNTWPIVTGCDPDSDGCANCYAVLESWIHSHHPNPKISDVFAGTVRKSTNGKLQWTGQINLQPQRLKWILEWGNWKKPELVFVANLGDLFHKDVPFDFIDEAVAYMIIARWNIYQILTKRPEIMHQYFTSPDRLQKIQSALVKAKSEILETKLTKRVRKLVEESCRFLEETELKLPLDHLWLGYSVCTQKDAEDVYYLLKTPAKIRFLSCEPVLEDIDLSEYLSEFIGAGICDGCGEQRDILYAVDAAPVAGLAICNQCIPRLSWCILGGESGHNARVCEIEHLRSLTKACQKAQVRIFIKQLGAKPMLDNAPYKISDKKGGILSEFPEDLQIREFPLVNQ; encoded by the coding sequence ATGAGTAAAGATTCTAATATTGAATGGACTGGTAATACATGGCCAATAGTAACGGGGTGTGATCCAGATTCGGACGGCTGCGCGAATTGCTATGCAGTGTTAGAAAGTTGGATTCATTCACATCATCCCAACCCCAAAATATCCGATGTTTTTGCAGGAACAGTCAGAAAATCAACCAATGGTAAACTGCAATGGACAGGGCAAATCAATCTACAACCCCAACGCTTAAAATGGATTTTGGAATGGGGAAATTGGAAAAAACCCGAACTCGTATTTGTCGCTAATTTGGGGGATTTATTTCATAAAGATGTTCCCTTCGATTTCATAGATGAAGCTGTGGCATATATGATCATCGCCCGGTGGAACATTTACCAAATTCTCACCAAACGCCCGGAAATTATGCACCAGTATTTCACCAGTCCTGACCGTCTCCAAAAGATTCAATCTGCATTGGTGAAAGCTAAATCCGAAATACTAGAAACTAAATTAACAAAACGGGTACGCAAATTAGTAGAGGAAAGTTGCAGATTCTTAGAGGAAACGGAACTCAAGTTACCATTGGATCATCTGTGGTTGGGGTATTCAGTATGCACACAGAAAGACGCTGAAGATGTTTATTATCTGCTAAAAACACCTGCCAAAATTCGTTTTCTCAGTTGTGAACCAGTTTTGGAAGACATTGATTTATCAGAGTATTTAAGCGAGTTTATTGGTGCGGGTATCTGTGATGGCTGCGGTGAACAACGGGACATTCTCTATGCTGTTGACGCTGCACCTGTAGCTGGATTAGCAATTTGTAATCAGTGTATACCCCGACTAAGTTGGTGCATTCTTGGTGGGGAGTCTGGACACAATGCCCGTGTTTGTGAGATTGAACATTTGCGATCGCTCACCAAAGCTTGCCAAAAAGCCCAAGTACGAATATTTATCAAACAACTTGGAGCAAAACCAATGTTAGATAATGCACCCTACAAAATCAGTGATAAAAAAGGTGGAATTTTATCTGAATTTCCAGAAGATTTACAAATTAGGGAGTTTCCATTGGTAAATCAATAA
- a CDS encoding 1-deoxy-D-xylulose-5-phosphate synthase, with protein MHLSEITHPNQLHGLSIRQLQQIARQIREKHLQTVAAFGGHLGPGLGVVELTLGLYQTLDLDRDKITWDVGHQAYPHKLITGRYSNFDTLRQKDGVAGYLKRGENKFDHFGAGHASTSISAALGMALARDLKGEKFKTVAVIGDGALTGGMALEAINHAGHLPKTNLLVVLNDNEMSISPNVGAIPRYLNKMRLSPPVQFLSEGIEEQLKNLPFVGESISPELERIKEGMKRLAVPKVGAVFEELGFTYMGPVDGHNLEELIATFQQAHQITGPVLVHVVTTKGKGYEIAEKDQVGYHAQTPFNLTTGKAIPSSKPKPPAYAKVFSHTLVTLAEQNPKIVGITAAMATGTGLDKLQAKLPNQYIDVGIAEQHAITLAAGLACEGMRPVAAIYSTFLQRAFDQIIHDVCIQNLPVFFCLDRAGIVGADGPTHQGMYDIAYMRCIPNMVVMAPKDEAELQRMVVTGINHTSGPISMRFPRGNGHGVPLMEEGWEALEIGKGEILRQGDDVLILGYGTMVYPAMQAAEILSEYGIEATVINARFVKPLDTDLILPLAKQIGRVVTLEEGCLMGGFGSAVAEALLDADVVVPVKRIGVPDILVEHATPDQSFAALGLSSPQIAETVLQAFFKKELAVVK; from the coding sequence ATGCATTTGAGTGAAATTACCCATCCTAACCAGTTACATGGTTTGTCAATTCGGCAGTTGCAACAGATTGCCCGTCAAATTCGTGAGAAACACCTACAAACCGTAGCAGCCTTTGGAGGGCATTTGGGTCCGGGCTTGGGAGTTGTAGAACTAACCCTAGGGCTTTACCAAACCCTGGATTTAGATCGAGATAAAATCACATGGGATGTTGGACATCAAGCTTATCCTCATAAATTAATTACCGGACGCTACAGTAATTTTGACACTCTCCGCCAAAAAGACGGCGTTGCAGGTTATCTCAAACGTGGTGAAAACAAATTCGATCATTTTGGTGCGGGACACGCTTCTACAAGTATTTCCGCTGCCTTGGGAATGGCTTTAGCCCGCGATTTAAAAGGGGAAAAATTTAAAACCGTTGCGGTGATTGGTGATGGTGCTTTAACTGGGGGTATGGCACTAGAAGCTATTAACCACGCTGGACACCTTCCCAAAACTAATCTGCTGGTGGTTCTCAATGACAATGAGATGTCTATTTCTCCCAATGTGGGGGCGATTCCTCGTTATCTGAATAAGATGCGTCTGAGTCCACCGGTGCAGTTTCTCTCAGAGGGCATTGAGGAACAGCTCAAAAATCTGCCTTTTGTGGGTGAGTCCATTTCTCCAGAACTGGAACGCATTAAAGAAGGCATGAAGCGGTTAGCAGTTCCCAAGGTTGGGGCAGTTTTTGAAGAATTGGGCTTTACCTACATGGGGCCAGTTGATGGGCATAATTTAGAGGAATTGATTGCCACATTCCAACAAGCGCATCAAATTACTGGCCCTGTTTTGGTTCATGTAGTAACAACTAAGGGTAAAGGCTATGAAATAGCGGAAAAAGACCAAGTAGGCTACCATGCTCAAACCCCTTTTAATTTGACGACGGGGAAAGCAATTCCTTCCAGTAAACCTAAACCCCCTGCTTACGCTAAGGTCTTTTCTCATACTTTAGTGACACTAGCTGAACAAAATCCCAAAATCGTGGGGATTACAGCGGCCATGGCTACTGGTACGGGCTTAGATAAACTCCAAGCTAAACTACCCAATCAATATATTGATGTGGGAATTGCGGAACAACACGCCATTACTTTAGCCGCAGGTTTGGCCTGTGAGGGAATGCGTCCGGTTGCTGCTATTTATTCCACTTTCCTACAACGGGCTTTTGACCAAATTATTCACGATGTTTGTATTCAAAATCTCCCCGTCTTTTTCTGTTTAGATCGAGCGGGAATCGTGGGCGCTGATGGTCCAACTCACCAAGGTATGTATGATATTGCTTATATGCGCTGTATCCCTAACATGGTGGTAATGGCTCCCAAGGATGAAGCCGAATTACAACGGATGGTTGTAACTGGGATTAATCACACCAGTGGACCTATTTCTATGCGTTTCCCCCGTGGTAATGGTCACGGTGTCCCTTTGATGGAAGAAGGTTGGGAAGCTTTAGAAATAGGTAAGGGGGAAATTCTCCGTCAAGGTGATGATGTGCTAATCCTTGGTTATGGAACTATGGTTTATCCAGCTATGCAAGCGGCGGAAATTCTCAGCGAATATGGCATTGAAGCAACTGTCATTAATGCCCGTTTTGTTAAACCCTTGGACACTGATTTGATTTTACCTTTGGCTAAACAAATTGGTCGGGTTGTGACTTTGGAGGAAGGTTGTTTAATGGGTGGCTTTGGTTCTGCTGTAGCTGAGGCTTTACTTGATGCTGATGTGGTTGTGCCTGTGAAGCGGATTGGTGTACCTGATATTTTGGTAGAACACGCTACGCCTGATCAATCTTTTGCAGCGTTAGGTTTAAGTAGTCCTCAAATTGCCGAAACTGTTTTACAAGCTTTCTTTAAGAAGGAATTAGCTGTTGTGAAATAG
- a CDS encoding type II toxin-antitoxin system VapC family toxin gives MLIDSNLIIYATQPPYTQLRSWLVNYATHYSAISRLETLGYHRLGEAEKQAIMAILDNLDILMINKVTLEIAVALRQQRKMSVGDALIAATCLDSDLPLATANIKDFEWIEGLVIHNPLELGS, from the coding sequence ATGCTGATTGATAGTAATTTGATTATTTATGCCACTCAGCCGCCATATACGCAGTTGCGTAGCTGGTTGGTGAATTATGCCACGCATTATTCTGCGATTAGTCGTTTGGAAACATTGGGCTACCATCGTTTAGGTGAGGCTGAAAAACAGGCCATCATGGCGATTTTAGATAACTTGGATATTTTAATGATCAATAAAGTTACGCTTGAAATTGCGGTTGCTTTGCGCCAACAGCGAAAAATGTCCGTAGGTGATGCCCTAATTGCTGCAACCTGTTTAGATTCTGATCTACCGTTAGCAACGGCAAATATAAAAGATTTTGAGTGGATAGAGGGTTTGGTGATCCACAATCCATTGGAGCTAGGGAGTTAG